ATTTTCAAGCTTGAAAAACAATCTTAATTATATTGTGGGAGGGACTGAGGGAGTATCATATAATTCTACACACTGCTTAATTCTAACACGACTCTACGACCGTGTATGGATCTTTTATATACTTTATCCATGATAAATGCTTTTTTTAGCTACCGACAGGAGCGTTACCTTTTCATTAAGAAGGGGGAAGTATTTACAAGGATAAACTCTATATTTATCTGATGCATTCTTGAATTCGCACTTACATGCAATCTGCAAAAGCTTATGTCCATCAAAATATGAGCTATCAGTAAACTAAACATGATTCAAAAAATAACAAACCAGAGCTTAAAATTCACTGCATGCATGCATATAATCTCCTAAATCTAAACTATTGAAGGAATATTATTCATGTTTTTATAAATGAGGAAACCAATTACATGATTGCAACAGTTCTGAGATTAAAAAAACAATTGTACGTATGGGCATGCAAGCAGAAAAGAAGGAGACAATTGCTAACAAGCTGATGGTAATATACCAGTTTTGATCTCATGTTGGAATGTGCGTATCAGCTCATGAAGCTAATTTGTCTGTGCCATTGGTCTCAATGAAAGTTTGAAACTAATGTATGTTCCTATTGACCGGCTCAGGATGGCAATGGTGTTGGATTTAAAGTTAAACATAGTCCACTTTTTTTCTTGAATAGAGTCCACTTTTCAAATATTCATTGTTATGGGTTTGCTTAGTTTTTTTAAAGCCTTACAGAACTCTACAAACATTCTTATGTCCTTACAAGAACTCTCCAAACATTCTTATGTCCTTATAGAACTCCCCAAACATTCTTATGTGTTCCACTTCAGTCGTACACACTTGTGATATCATCATATAGTATGTGTGGATGCGCTGGTTTTCGACTAATTGAACTAATCATCTTCCATTGACAGGTTTTCTGAATATACTCACAAGTCACAACCATGGCATTACAGTGCTACGTCCCTCTGGTGAAGCCCCAACTGGCCCAAGTCTACATCAGCCCTTCCCTTAACACGATACAGATTCCAGGTATGCATCGTTGGTGTTTTTCTGATTGATTGATAAGTGTTAGAACATCTTGTAATATCATCATATAGAACGTGTGGAAGCACTGCTTTATGACTAGTTGATCCTATTATCTTGCATTGACAGGTTCTCTAAATATACACGAAATAATGGCCCTGCAGAGCCAGTGCTACGCCCCTCTGCTCAAGCCTCAACTGGCCCAAGTCTCGGCCAGCCCTTCTCTCAACGCGATGCGGATTGCAGGTCCTCCTCGCACGAATATGCTCGTTGCATAAGCTAGTAGCCTCTAGTCATTTTTCATCATACTTGCATCATGCCTGATAACTTCTTTTGTGCCACCAATTTTAGTGTATGTTTGAGGAGTAGCGGACTTTAGGGATCGTGTTTTCGTGTCGTTGCTTCAAATGGAAATTTAAGTAACAGACGACAGGTCAAGCGGAAATTTAAACCAGTTTATGATTTGGTAAGAAATTGATATATACTAGTGCATGTTGGTACATTGAGCTCTACATAACGGGGAGCACACAAAAATTACATTCAATCCAAACAGGGCTGGTGTTTGCATCTGTATGCTATATTTAAATAAAGAGTTTCATCTGTCCTCTTAAtaatgatactccctctgttctgTTTTATAAGTCGTTTCAGACAGCTGAAATTGAGCTGTTTTGCACGCTGTCTGGAATGTCTACaagtcttataaaagtgaacagagggagcaAATGTTGTTTACGTGAAAATATGTGTAAGCCTAGCTGAACAAAGTTGAACTATAAGTTTGCCATGTTTCAAAATACTACACAGTTTAGTACTTTTTTCCGGAAACCTTTCTtctcaaaatagaagaaaacttTCCAGGATTCTGCATTAAAAAAAAAACGGTGTCTCGATGTGATCTGATCATCAGAATGCATGAACTATATTGAATTTTTCTAAGGAAGTATCTGAACGTTGCTTGTCTTGATCTAATTATCTGCAATCCACAGGCTATGGAGCTGCACTTGCAGTGGTGGCAGGAACGACCTTGCTTGGGCCACCTTCTCTTCGATCACCCCAAATAACCAGGAGGCGTCCCTCGGTGGTTTCGATGGCTCAACGCCGCAATGCTAAGGTGTCGGGTCTAAGAGCAGCACACGCTCCTGCGGTTACTCCTGGCCTCGGCTTCAGATCAACAGAGCAAGGTTTGAGGATTTCATCGTCGAGAGGGAAAAAGGATGATTGTTTCGTCACCAGAGCAATGCTTGAGGGTTTCACTGAGCACGCGTTAGATGTCATGGCTCTCGCACAAGAGGAGGCACAACTTTTTTTAGGCCAGCACAACCTTGCAAACGTAGCACGTATCGTCGCACACACCATTGTTATAGTTGCCGTGGGCTATGCGCTTGATGAGGTAAATAAAGTTCATTTAGATTTTAGAATCCTGCTTATGTATGTCTAGTTGTGAGTTCATGCTTCGTAAATTTGTCTTGCATCGCAGATCTTCCGAAGGATTTTTCAAGCCACACGTGGTCAAGCGGTTGGTGCTCGTGTTGTGGCAGGAAGCAGTGAAGCTAAGATGCCGACACTCGAGGAGTATGGAACGAATCTTACAAAATTAGCACAGGAGGTACTATACTAGACTGACTGTGCATTGCAAATTAATTTCAACACAAATGAGAATGTTGAAAGAGAAGACATGCCATTTTTCTACAGGGGAAGTTAGCACCTGTTGTCGGAAGGGAAAAGGAGATCGAGAGTGTCACGCAAATCTTGGgcaaaatgaagaagaagaatcCCTGCCTGATTGGAGAGCCTGGTGTTGGGAAAACGGTGATAGTCGAAGGGCTTGCTCTACGCATCGTTGCCGGGGATGTGCCTGAAACAATTCAAGGGAAAACGGTTCGTGCTGGCTCCGATGACATCTCTTCTTTTTTGACTAAAATTTTGACCTGTCTCGTACAAAAAATGTTCTGATCTTGAATTTCTGTAGCTTTAGCAGTCCTGCACGTTTGGTGTGAGATGAACAATTAGTTAGCTGCTCTTGTTATAAATATAGTAGTCTATATCATGTCAGGTTATCAGCCTTGATATGGGGCTTCTGGTTGCTGGTACCAAATACCGTGGAGAGTTCGAAGAAAGGCTGAAGAACCTGATGGAAGAAATCAAACAGAACGGCGAGGTAATACTGTTCCTCGATGAAGTTCACACTCTGGTAGGAGCAGGAGCAGCAGAAGGTGCTATCGACGCTGCCAATATACTGAAGCCAGCATTGGCAAGAGGTGAAATTCAGGTACGCCTAGAATGTTGTGCATAGTTGGTCGATTGGTCGCACCAGCATCGTCAGTAAATGAAATGCGAGCATCTTGATCATTTTTCTTCGCAAAATCGATCGCCGGAACTTTGGTTGTCAGTGCATCGGAGCCACCACATTCGACGAATACGCGAAGCACATTGAGAAAGACCCTGCACTGGAGAGGCGCTTCCAGCCGGTGAAAGTTCTAGAGCCCACGGTTGATGAAGCCATAGGAATTCTCAAAGGGCTCCAGGAGGGGTACGAGGACCACCACAAGGTCAAATATTCCATGGAAGCGCTGATCGCCGCTGCTCGGCTCTCGCACCGATACATCAGGTTTCTGAATTCCACCAAATGTTCCTCTCTCTAATGGTTTCAGTATATTTCGGTTCCTTTTGGTCTTTTTTTAACACCATCTTTTGTTTGCAGTAATCGTTTCCTCCCGGATAAAGCCATCGACTTGATTGATGAGGCGGGATCTCAAGTCAGGCTACGGCATGGCAAGGTGAACATTTTCTCTCATTACATATGATGGACCTAAGTGTAAACCTGCACGCAGTTTAGTTTTCATGATCCGAGAATCTGAATTTAGAACTGTACTGACACTGACAGTTACCTGAGGAAGTCAAAGATCTTTGCAAGAAGCGTGAGGAAATCATCAAACGGAGGGACGACGCCGTCCGTTGCCAGAATTTCGAGCTGGTAATAGAATCGAAAATTAGTCAAGTACGATTTCGCATTTCGTTTAAAATTTCCATTATGATGCTATGTGATTACAGGCGAAAGAGCTTCGCATGGAAGAGCTGGAGCTCACGTCCAAGATCACGTCTGCCGTGCCGACGGTCACCGAGGCGGACATCCAGCGCGTCGTCTCCTCGTCGACGGGCATCCCCGTGGAGAGGGTCTCCGCGGACGAGTCGGCCGGGCTGCATCCATGTAAACCAGTATATGTATTGTACAGACTAGAGAGGAAAAGAGTTATCTAGAAATTTCCCAAACCCACCACACTTCAGTAATCGTCTTCTCTTCGAATCAATCAGTCAACCTGTAATTTCTTTATTATTATTCTTATGTATATGATCCTAAAAGTTAATCAGTCAATTATAGTTGCACGTTTCATTGAAATTATTCGTTCGAATGCTATGTGATTATAGGCGGAACAGCTTCACATGAAAGAGCTGGAGCTGACGTCCCAGATCAAGTCTGCCGAGCCGACGGTCACAGAGGCGGACGTCCAGCGCATCGTCTCCTCATGGACAGGCGTCCCCGTGGAGAAGGTCTCAGCGGACGAGTCGGCCTGGCTGACTAAGATGGAGGAGACCCTGCACCGGCGCGTCATCGGCCAGGACGAGGCCGTCAAGGCCGTGAGCCGCGCCTTCCGCCGCTCGCGTGCCGGCCTTGGGGACCCCAGCCGGCCGATCGCCAGCTTCGTATTCGCCGGTCCGACGGGCGTCGGCAAGACGAAGCTCGTCAAGGAGCTCGCGGCCTGCTACTACGGCTCGGAGGAGGCCATGGTCCGGCTCGACATGAGCGAGTTCAGCGAGCAGCACGCGGTCGCGAAGCTGGTCGGAGCGTCCCCAGGCTATGTCGGGTACGAGGAGGGCGGACAGCTGACCGAGGCGGTGCGCCGGAGGCCGTACACGGTGGTGCTGTTTGATGAGATAGAGAAGGCGCACAAGGACGTGTACAACTTATTGCTGCAGGTGTTGGAGGACGGCAGGCTGACGGATGGCAAGGGGAGGACGGTGGACTTCAGGAACACGATCATCGTCATGACGTCCAATGTCGGCAGCAGCCTCTTGGACGGCGACGAGCAGATCACGAGCTTGATGGTCCAGAAGGACATGAAGGAGAAGCATGGCTTCCCGCTCGAGTTCCTGAACCGGCTGGACGAGGTGATCGTCTTCCGGCAGCTCACCAAGCCCGAAATGAAGGAAATTGCCTCCATCATGCTGGAGGAGATCGTCCGCCGGATGAGGGAGAAGGGGATCGAGCTGCGGATAACTGAGAGATTCAAGGAGCTCGTTGTCGAGGAAGGCTACGACCGCAGAAATGGCGCGCGGCCGCTAGGGAGGGCCATCGGCAGGCTGTTGCAGGATAAGCTCGTGGACATGATGCTCGCTGGGGAGGCCAAAGAAGGGGATTCGTTGACTGTAGATACTGACCCGGAAGGGAACGTGGTCGTCCACACCCGACGGGCTGGCTGAGCTTTATTTTTGCGTGGACGTCTGATTTTCATTTGGTCCCCATTTTTTTGAAGGAACACAATGCTTCCATTACATAACAGGCTTGGACAAATCGCCAGCAACAATATCTTTTATAAAGGGCCACTCATCATATATAGGCGCCGGATCAAATTTGGGCCGGTCGCACCACAGTGATATAATTAGTGCTCCCACTGACCGGTTTACTAGCTGGCCCACGCCCCTCGTCATCTTCGTCTTCCACCACCGTGAGATCCGAAAATCGTCCCTCTCTAAGAATCGTTTCTCGCAGCAGGTCACACCTCACCCCCCGCCAGATCGCAGTTGATCGCCCCCGCCTTGTCGCCGGTCGTCGCCCGGCTCCAACAGGACGCCACCACCCCACGTAGCAAAAATAAAGCAAAGACGACCGGCACCTTGTCACGTTGCAGCACCTAGCCCCGTCGTCGCCATAGCACGTCCGTCGCAGAACCACCCTGTTGCTGGCCGCAGTTTTCTTCATCGTCCGCTCGTACCATCGGTGTTCCTTCGGTTGAAATTTTTTTCACATGTGGAAGTTCTTTCGTCATTGCTGCTTGAATCTTTTCCTTCCGCTGGTTGAAGCTTTTCCACCGCCGCTTGAAACTTTTTTCACCATTGAAGCTTTTTTCCTGTGGTGGAAGATTTTTCCTCATGCCGCTCTGAAGATTTTCCCCTAGGCAGATGGCGCTTTTCCACAGCTGGTTGAAGCTTTTTCCACAAACGGTTCAAGCATTTTCTCCCGGGTGGAAGCTTTTTTCCCATGCCGGCTTGAGGCTTTTCTAGAGCCGACACTTGACTAATTCCTGCAAAAGAAATGCCGCTTGTTGCAAATGTATGTGCTGGTTGTAGCATTATTCCACCCTGGTTGCAGCTTCTGCCGCGCCGACATTCGTAGCGGACAGTCGACTGGTTCTAGCAAAAAACGTTTGTAGCGGACAATCGACAAGGTAGTATCCACAGTCTCACATGCTCCAACTGAGCTTTTCTCCACACCTCTTTTACCTTCTTACATTTAATGAAATAATGACCGCCATCCTCATCCAAATGAAAGCAAATTGGAGGCGATTTTGTTTCCATATCGTTTGTGATTCATGCATCGCATATAATTTGATCGAATGGTCTTCAATACACGTGTCGTCTTAGGACACCGCTTCACCAGTGCATTATCCCTTGTAAAGGACATGAAACTATCAGTATTCAATATGCCGTTATACTTACCATTTATGTCCAGCCGTCGTAGCTCTCGTATATTAGGTGATACCAGCCCTTGGATGCTCCCATGAGactattttaaaaaaattaaatttatttttaaaaaatcaaaaaaaaatcatgaatgTTCACAACACATGTGTGTACAAACGCTAAAGAATTTAGATCCAAATTCGATATACACAATGAGAGAAAAAGACAAATTCAGCATAAATAGTGTCAATAAAGACAAAAACATGAATAGCGTAACAAAAGGTACACTATTCACAtcagatttgtcttttttgtttctcAATGTGTATATGAAATCGAATTTGGATCTGAATTATGTTGTGAACATCCATGAGTTTTTTTAATTTTGTGAAACATTTAAATTTAAATTTTTTGAATTAGTATCACGGGGGCATCTAAGTGTTAGTAGCACCTGATATTTTCCCGCGTGGCGTATTGTATATAAGCCTGCCAAGAGTGTTGGGTTGGGGGTTTGAAATATTTATAATCACACTTTACTCAAGAGAATAACACCACAGACTGGAAGTAAGGTATTGCCTCCGCCGCAGAGAGCATTAACTTGTATACATTCTTGTGTACTTCCATTTGCACATGGGTAGTTGTACGCTTCATACACACCCCTACTCTATTGTTAGGGTAATATCCACAACAACGATCTTATCCTCACCTAATGCCACATGTCTACACATCTTTCTCATTCTCGAGGAAAGTCGCTCCCCTCAAAAGTCTCTCTCTGTCACTTGCGTCCTCGCCACACGCCAGTCCCCTCAAGCGAGCTCCCTCCACTCCAAACTAGGGCTTAGAGCATCTATAGCCGTGTATGACAAATATGACCTGTCAAATGCCCATGGACGCGCCCGAGTGACCGGACACGCCTCAAATTAGCCAGGGCCGGTGACGAGATTTCGAGGGCCCGGGGCAAGATAACATAATGGGGCCCTAAAACAACATAAACATTTGAGTATTTTCTTTTCATATTTCAACTGCAAATTTATACCCAGTACACTATAACTTCTGTTGCATTGTCATCTCAACTATAAAACACAAGGGTCATAATTATTCATAGTAAAAGTTGTCAATCTTGCCAATTGGCACCTTTTATTTTGTATTATTAGTTCATCCTATAATTTTTTGCTAGATTGTTCTTCAACAGTATCTTAAGCTAATTCGTTTGAATTCCCAGTAGTAGAACTACTTATGCCTGTTTATAAAAAAATTCAATACAGTAGCTACTTTCGGGAACTCAATTAACACAATGCATGTTTTTTGTCCTTACCAGATACATAGTAGCAATCTTGCTAATTAGCACACAAATGTATGAAGCGAAAAACTAAAAGACTGCTAATCAAATGAAAAAAGCTAGAACAAGGTACCTGGATGGCTAGAAAATCAGAAACTGCAAGATTTAGCTTCTGCTTATAAATCATGAACAAACATCTGAGTTCCTCTTTTCTAATCCCAACAAATCAATAAATCGGACTGTGAGAAAGAGATACGTAAGAGGGAATAAAGAATGATCTTCACGAACAAATGAATGATCTAACAAGAATATAAAAAGAGGAGATTTGCCTGAAGAAGAGGTTAATGGAATCTGGAAAATCGCAATACCTTCTTCCCCTAATCGCACCCAGTAGCAAAAAATCACAATTAGATGACGCCGGCGGGGCAATGACTGATTTGTTGCCTATTGGGGAAGAGAAGGAATAAAAGCCGAGAAGACTACGGTTGCGTCAAGCCGGGAAGTAATCAATATTTTGCATACTTTACCACTAATTcgtcgcagaaaatcaatatttTCTATACGATCCCCACAAAGGAGGGGTATTAATCGATCTAACATCTTTTTCTTGTTATATGAGAATCTATCGATTGGTTATATGGGCTACGCACGTTTGGGGAACCAGGCCATCGGGGGCCCCTTCGTCCTGAGGGCCCGGGGCAGCCGCCGCCTCTACCTCCCTCAGGGCCGGTCTTGAAATTAGCACAACTGCATCTAGACATCTCATACTAGATTTTTAAATTCATACAGATgcatgcaaaagaaaaaaaaactacatACTATGTAGATCACCTAACTACTCCTCGTCGGAAATGTCGACTATCTCCGTGTCCGACGCCGGGTACATGGGCGGCAGCTGCAGCTCCGccgctccggcctcctcctcctctatcTCCGCGTTGAATTTGGCGAAGAACACGTCGGACGCCGCGTGCTCCTGCCGAAGGAACTGCCGGTTGGCCTCCACATAGGCCTCATCCTGGATGGATTCCAGGATGGTCTGCTACCCCGCCATCTCCGCGGCTCGGGCGACGGCGAACTCTGCCTCCGCCTCCGCCACGTTGTACCCCGGAGCAGGCTGCTCCGCCTCATCCCCATACGGATCCGCCACCTTCATCGGCTACTTTAGCtgctctccctcctccccctcctcctcctccggctccgGGGAGTCCGGAGGCAGCCCGGCAGCGATGCGGGTGTCGCGCCTTGCCTCGATCTCCTCCGTGATCTGCCTCCGGCGCTCCGGCATGAGCATAGCGTACGTGGTGATCTACGTGCCGTCCGGGTGTTTGAGGCCAGTTTGGGGCACCCGGTTGGGTCAGATTTTCGTGACCGGACGGGCCGTTCGGGTGTTTGAGGCCGGTTTGTGGCGCCCGTCCGTAGATGCTCTTAGGgaggggggaggggaaggggTTGCAAGCTCACTGTGC
This window of the Triticum urartu cultivar G1812 unplaced genomic scaffold, Tu2.1 TuUngrouped_contig_5423, whole genome shotgun sequence genome carries:
- the LOC125529200 gene encoding chaperone protein ClpC1, chloroplastic-like; the protein is MALQCYVPLVKPQLAQVYISPSLNTIQIPGSLNIHEIMALQSQCYAPLLKPQLAQVSASPSLNAMRIAGYGAALAVVAGTTLLGPPSLRSPQITRRRPSVVSMAQRRNAKVSGLRAAHAPAVTPGLGFRSTEQGLRISSSRGKKDDCFVTRAMLEGFTEHALDVMALAQEEAQLFLGQHNLANVARIVAHTIVIVAVGYALDESQIFRRIFQATRGQAVGARVVAGSSEAKMPTLEEYGTNLTKLAQEGKLAPVVGREKEIESVTQILGKMKKKNPCLIGEPGVGKTVIVEGLALRIVAGDVPETIQGKTVISLDMGLLVAGTKYRGEFEERLKNLMEEIKQNGEVILFLDEVHTLVGAGAAEGAIDAANILKPALARGEIQCIGATTFDEYAKHIEKDPALERRFQPVKVLEPTVDEAIGILKGLQEGYEDHHKVKYSMEALIAAARLSHRYISNRFLPDKAIDLIDEAGSQVRLRHGKLPEEVKDLCKKREEIIKRRDDAVRCQNFELAKELRMEELELTSKITSAVPTAEQLHMKELELTSQIKSAEPTVTEADVQRIVSSWTGVPVEKVSADESAWLTKMEETLHRRVIGQDEAVKAVSRAFRRSRAGLGDPSRPIASFVFAGPTGVGKTKLVKELAACYYGSEEAMVRLDMSEFSEQHAVAKLVGASPGYVGYEEGGQLTEAVRRRPYTVVLFDEIEKAHKDVYNLLLQVLEDGRLTDGKGRTVDFRNTIIVMTSNVGSSLLDGDEQITSLMVQKDMKEKHGFPLEFLNRLDEVIVFRQLTKPEMKEIASIMLEEIVRRMREKGIELRITERFKELVVEEGYDRRNGARPLGRAIGRLLQDKLVDMMLAGEAKEGDSLTVDTDPEGNVVVHTRRAG